The nucleotide sequence GTAATCCCCATTGAATGCAACAGATTCTCAGTCACGCTTTGATCGGGGGTGGGATTGTCTCCCCCAACTGCTTCTTCGCCGACAACCTCTGCTTGATACCAATCATCGTCAAGATCGCCGCCCGTCACATCTTCAGCATAGATCGATGGATTTTTCAATCGCTTGAGAATAGTGCCGATTTCAGCGTCGCGATCGCTCAATTCCTCAAAAACGATATCGATATTGTCCGTACCAATGAGATCTGCTAATAACAACTCTTCATTTTCAACTGATGGCTTTGATGAAGGGTTGACTGCATCAGAAGGATTTGCACCTGCCATAAGACTCGCTCCTTGCAGCCTAGATAAGAGATGGTTCTCTGTCTATTGATACCTACAATTCTAACCCTAACTATGTCAGCTCTAAGTAATTTGTAATACTTAGCGTTAGAGGGTGTTTGAAAAGTGGGTTGGGTAGTAAAAAAGCTCACTCGGTGTAAGCTGCGAATAACTAGTACACAGCACCGAGAGAGCGACATGAGTAAA is from Scytonema millei VB511283 and encodes:
- a CDS encoding DUF6335 family protein — protein: MAGANPSDAVNPSSKPSVENEELLLADLIGTDNIDIVFEELSDRDAEIGTILKRLKNPSIYAEDVTGGDLDDDWYQAEVVGEEAVGGDNPTPDQSVTENLLHSMGITSIDGQPVETWKNLQRRDLERWELNPESSEDYREHGE